In bacterium, the DNA window TGCACACACGGTATTATTAAGAGATCACAGAAAACCCCCAGACGTGATATTGAACACGCGCTTTCCATAAGACAGCGCTACTTCAACGAAAAAACACAGGGCCAAATAATTATCAAGGATGAGTGATGCCATGGGAAAGAAGTCGTTTAAGGAACTTTTCAAAAGTGCTGAAACGGGTAACAATTATTGGATTGCGGATGCAAAATATACTTTTGCAGAAGACCTCGACAGGCTTGCCGCAGTTAAAAAGGTTTCACGCGCTGACCTCGCAAGACGGCTAGATACATCACCTGCATACATTACGAAGATTTTTCGGGGGAACGCCAACTTTACTATTTCAACAATGGTGAAAGTTGTTCGCTCTCTAGGCGGGCGACTTCACCTCCATGTTTCACCCGAGGGCCCTGATGTGAGTTGGCTCTATATTTATAAACAAGTGAAACATGAGCCCACAACAACCTGGCTTGATCGTGATATTTGGTCTTTTCAGAGTCAAAAAGAAGAGGGTGAAATAAGTGCCTCCGCCGATTGAATGTATTCATCATTTTTATCCAAAAATAATTGTGGAAGCCAACCCGAATTTCCAGCCACCTGCGGAACGTCTGGAAATTAAAACGAACTATTCTCTTCAACTACTCCAACATAAAGAGCATCCCCTAAAATGGCAGTTGCAATTAACTGTAACACCCGAAGCCAAATCAAAAGCAGAATTACCCTACAGGATTGATATCCAAGCGGTTGGTTTATTTGAAATTCATTCGAAAACGAAAGTCGAAGATGACGCTTTGGCAAGTATGGTTTATAAATATGGTGCACCAATGTTATACGCTTCCACAAGGGAGTTATTGCTAGGGATTACATCGCGTGGTCCATGGGGGGAGCTTAGGTTACCAACAATAACTCTTGGTGATCCCGATGAAAAAGCTCCCCAAAAAACTGAAAAGCCAGCCAAAAAGGAGCCGAAAAAACCACGAACCAAAAACAAAAGCAGCAAATAGCGTTCTAAATTCGCCATGAAGCGGGCTCCGGTCCGCTCTTCCTTCGCCTTGACATCCCTGTGTAACCCTGTGGTTCAGCCTGGGAATGGCTGAGCTGTGGTTAGTTGGCTTTTATCGTTTTTACGGGAACCGGCCTTTCCCCCCTAACCTTTCGTTTCCCTCTGCGTCCCTCCGCAAACTCTGCGTTTCCATAAAAAACAGGCCCCCTTTCGGGGGCCTGTTTTTTTGGAATCTGGAATCTGGAATCTGGAATTGCTCCTAAAACGCGAGAGGCACCGCCAACTGTTTCTTCACCCCCTCGACCCGCTCACGGTAAATGTCCATGTATTCCTTGACCGTAGGCATCCGTCCCAGGAGGGCGCAGACGGAGGCGACGTGGGAAGAACCCAGGTAGACCTGGGCGCCCGTGCCCATGCGGTTGTCGAAGTTCCGGGTGCTCGTGGAGATGACCGTCGTGCCGGTTCCGACCTGTCCCTGGTTGCCCATGCAGAGGCTGCAGCCCGGGACGTGAACGTTGGCTCCGGCCGTCATGAGAGCCTGGTGAACCCCCTCGTCGGCAAGGGCCACGTTGCTCTCGCGATCGGGGGGAACGGTCCAGAAACGCATGGTGGGGAAGATCTGCCTGCCGCCGATGATCTTCGCGACGGCCCTGAAATCGGTGATGTCGGTCATGCACGAGCCCACGAAGACCTCGTCAATGGCTGTGCCGGCGGCCTCCGAAAGGGTGACGATCCTGTCGGGATCGTTGGGGGCGGCCAGGAGAGGTTCCGTGATGGTGCTCATGTCCACATCGATGATGTCCGCGTAAGGGGCTCCCTTGTCAGCGGTGAGGAACTCGGGGTTCGCCAGCCACTTCTCCATGAGGTTGATGATGACCTTGATCTGTTTTGAGGGGTTCCTGTGGATGAAGTTCTCATCGAGGAACTTGAGGTTGTTCCTGACGAACTCGATGATCCTTTCCGGATCGTGGGAGAAGGCGCTCGCCGCCGCGGACCGCTCGGCGGATGTATCGGTGAACTTGTAGGAATCCTCGACGGTAATCCCCTCGAGACCTTCGATCTCAAGGATGCGGTCGGCAAAAACGTTGATTTTGGCGTCGCCCTTCCCGAGGTTGAGCTTGCCCTGCCGCATGGCGGCGTAGGGGATGGCGTTGACCAGGTCACGGATGGTGATCCCCGGCTGCATCTCGCCTTTAAACCGGACCAGGACCGATTCGGGCATGTCCAGGGGGAAGTAGCCCTGGCTGGCCGCGAAGGCAACCAGGTCCGATCCGGCGGGGAAGCTGATGCCGATGGGGAAACGGGTGTGGCTGTCGCCACCGGTGCCCACGAAGTAGGGGAGGCAGAAACGGTTCCCGTTGGTGTGAATGATCCCGTCACCCGGCTTGAGGGCGATGCCGCCGAGCCGGTTGACGAACTCGGTCAGCGTATGCTGCATATTGGCGTCCTTGCTACGCGGACCGGCGGCCGTATGGCAGAAGGACTGGATGAAGACCGTGGCAAAGTGAGTGCAGGCCAACTCTTCGAGCTCCTGCCGTGTCATTTTCCCGGTGGTGTCCTGGGAAAAAACGAGGTGGGCCTGCGGTTCGGAGTAGGCGCCGGGCAGGACGCCCTTGACGCCCGCCGCTTTCCCCACCAGTTTCTGCGCCAGGGAGAAGGGCTGACCTTCGGGGGCCGTCGGAGGCTCTGGCAGGGAAACGGCGGAGACGCCCGCTTCGATACCCAGCTTTTTGCAGTGCTCGATGGCCCTGGTGGTCAGTTTCCGGCCGATGATGAGAAGGTTCCGGCCGCCGGAGCGGTATTCGTCCACGATGGAGGCCGGTTCGATGGCAAACTCGACGAGGAGCTTTCCGGAACCGGATTCCGTGACCTTCCCGGCCGAAAAGTCCACATCCACGACCATTCCTTCGACGAGGGCACCGGCCTGACAGCGGACAGGCACGGCACCGCACCCGCGAAGGGTATTGAAGAAAATGGGGGCGATCTTGGAGGCCATCACGACCCCGCCCCTTCTCTTGTTGGGCGTGTTGGGAATGTCGACGCCGATCCACCAGACGAGGCTGTTGGAGGCCGATTTTCGGCTGCTTCCGGTCCCGACCACGTCACCGGCGAAAAGGACGGGCAGGCCGGGATGGGCGGCTTTGAGTTCCTCGACCCTCTTGAGGAACCCCTTGTCGTGGGGACTTGTGGAGAGCATTGTAAGGGCGTGGAGAGGGATGTCGTCCCTGGTGCCGGCCTCCTGGGCAGGAGAGAAAAAGTCCGTGTTGATCTCGCCGGTGGTCCTGGCGACGACACAGGTCAGTTTATCAGGAAGGCCGTCGGCCCGGGCGAACCAGTCCGCCTCCGCCCATATGCGGAGGAGATCGACCGCGCTGCGGTTGCCGCCCTCGGCCATCCTGGCGATCTGTGTCAGTACGAGGGGGGAGATGAGGATCAGGTTGGCCAGCGTCCGGACCGCCATGGCCGGGATCTCCCCGCCCGCCTCAAGGGCCTTTACAAGGTGAGGGATGTTGGCGCCTCCTCCCATCTGGCCCAGGAAACGGATGGCGTCACCCGCCGGGATGTACGGGGAGGTGAGTTCCCCATGGAGCAGGGCGCCGAGAAAATCGGCCTTGACGAAAGACGAGTCCGTGACCCCCGGAGGAACGCGGTCGGTGAGAAGGTGCATGAGGCTGGAAAGAGTGTCCTTCTGCCCGGCAAGGACGAAGGCGCCTGGATCGAGCTTCTCTTCCTGGAGCAGGGAACAGAGGGCTTCGGTCTGCTCCTTGTCAAGGGGAAGGGGCGGGATCCCCAGCCTTTCCCGCTCGGCGGCGGTTTTGAGGTAGTCGTTGGCGAAATCGGTCAAATTACTCATTACACCCTCCGGGAAGTAGTGGAAAAGACTGTCTCAGGATCTGGCGCGGCCAGAATCGAAAAATCCGGCATAATCATCGGAAAAAGTGGAGAAATACTGAATCCTGGCATGTGAACCCCGATACAGGCTGCGCAGCATCCTGTATATTGTATACAATTTAAAGGGCATGTAAAGACCCGAAATCCGCCTTGATGTTATATACGCGAATTTCGGGTGTGGGATGCCAAAACGCCGATATCAGCTGCTGTGTAATGCTGATCCAACTCCTTGGACACTCATCTGGAAATTTGAAATGTGAGATCTGAGATCAGTTCCCGGATCCTATTCTTTTCCCGGGATCCGGATATCAGCCTTGAGCCTGAGCTCTTGGAGGATCTTGCCGACCATCTCCTGTGCGTCCCTTTTCCTCAATGTCGTGGTGATCTGGTCCTGGACATCCTCGAAAGGCAGGGTGGTGGCGGGGCGGCGAGTGATGACATTGAAGATGTGAAACCCGCTGCGGGACTTGAGGGGCTCGGTGATCGCGCCGGCGTCGAGGGTGAAAACAACGCTGTCGAAAGGATCGTGCAGGTTCCCTTTATGAACGATCCCCATGTCACCGCCCGTGCTGGCGCCCCTGGGATCGTCGGAATACTTCCGCGCAAGGTTGACGAAATCGGCGCCCTCCCTGGCTGCATGAAGGATCCCGAAAGCTCTTTCGCTGGCGGACCTCCACTGGACCTCACTGTCTTCCTTCGGACCTTTCACAAAGATCTGCCTCAGATGGACGGACTCGGGAACCCTGAAGACATCCTGGTTCTCGTCGTAATACGCCCTTACCTCCTCAGGCTCGATCACGATCCCCGGATAAACCACCTTGTTGAGATAGCGCTTGATCGAGAGGTTGCGGAATATGGCCTTGCGGAACTGGTCCGGGGTCATGTCGTTACAGCTCAGAGCTGAACGCAGCAGCGTTTCTCCCCCGAGTCGCCGGACTTCCCTGCGGTACCGATCCTCCGTCTCCTCGGTCAGCCCTGGGAAACGGTGCTTGAGGCTCTCCTGGTAGAGGAGCTCGATATCGATGAGGCGTTCGAGAGTATGGGCTGTGTCGGACCCCGTTCCCGAAGTGGTTTTTGAAAACGGGGGGTCCCCCGGATGGCTGAAGAGCTTCCGGGCCATGGAGGCTTCCACAGCACAGGCGAGGTCAGCCTGGTAGATGGCAGTACCGTTGACGAAAGCTACCGGTATGCCGGTTTCTCCTGAATGTGCCTGGAGGGGAAGGAAAAGCCCCATGGCGGCGATCACTGCACAGAGGAGCACGGCGCGTGAGAAAGAAAAGTTTTTCAGTTCAGGTCTGCCGGGCATCTTGATTTTATGCAGGGTCTGTAAGCTCCGTACAGCGAGTTAAAGGAAACCTGGCGCCGTAGACGTAAAGAGGGGCGGCCCCGGATGAACCGCCCCTCCCATGATCGTTATCATACCCGTGCAGGCTGATTTGTCAATTGGGTCTACTTCATGGCGGGGGCGTGGGGGTTACCGCCCATGGTGGGAACCTGCGGCGGCTCGGGGTTGAACAGAAGCTCGATCTTGGCGGATTCCCTGAGTTCCGAGATCCTGCGGCCTACCATCTCGTTGACCATGCGGTTCGTCAGATCACCAGCAAGCTGGTCCTTGACCTCCTCGTACCCGACGGACTGGCCCTCTTTGCGCTCGGTTACCTTGATGATGTGATATCCGAACTGGGTGAGAACCGGATCGCTGACATCCCCCACCTTCATGGAGAAGGCGGCGTCTTCGAAAGGCTTGACCATCCTGCCTCTGGTGAAAAAGCCCAGATCACCACCCTGGGGGGCGCTGGGCCCTTCCGAACTGGTTTTTGCAAGTTCGGCGAAATCGGTCCCGGGCTTCCGCGCCTTCACGGCGATCTCGTTGGCTTTGGCAAGGGCGGAGGCTTTCTGTTCCTGGGGATCGGCCTCGGAGCTCTTGATGAGGATGTGGCTGGCTTTGACCTCTTCGGGGCGTGTGAAGTTCTGGGGGTTCTCGTCGTATGCGGCCCTCACTGCCTCTTCCGGGACCTCCGCTTCGGGAACGATGGACCCCTTGATGTAGTTCTGGATGGAGATCTGTTTGCGTATGTTGGATTTGAGGCTTTCTTCGGTGAACCCGCGGGCTTCCATTTCGGTCTTGAATTCGGTTTCCTCCGGGTACCGGGAAGCGAGCTCACCGTAGGCGGTTTCCACCTCTCCATCGGATGCGATAAAACCTTTACGCTCAGCCTCCTGCCAGAGAAGTTCGCCGTCGATGAGCTGCTCGAGGATGCGGGGTCCGAACTGGTCGAGGAAGGCGTCCGATTGGGAATATCCCATGCCGTTCTGCATGACCACGTTCCGGACGGCTGTTTCCAGCTGCGCCATGGGGATGGCCGAGCCGTTCACGACGGCAGCGGCTTCGCCCTTGACGGCGTCGGCAGACTTGTTTGTGTCAGGTGAGTCGGCTTTGCCGGTTTCGCTCTTTGTACAGGCGAAGGCAACAAAAAGAACGAGAGCGAAGATGACCAGAAAAGTGGTGCGGTTTCTCTTCATCGAAATTCCTTTCTGTTCATGCGAGCGGCCCCGGTGTGACGACGGGGCAGCCGGATGACGGGCTTATTCCAGCCCGGCTGTCAGACCCGCAGGTGGACACCGGGTCTGCAAGGGTAAATGACGGGGCACGCCCTGTTATCAGAGAAAACCTGTTTACCGCCGGGCGTGTCGATAAAAAGGGATAGAGATTTTTAACGCTGATGTCAAGCATCCGAAATCCGGGATCGGTTTGGGCCGGCCCATGGTCGGGAAATCTGAAGGGCTGTTCTTAACACGCTGCTAAAAAAAACTGGCCTTGGCGATGGGGCAGCGGCGGCCTATGCCGAACGCTTTCCAGCTGACCTTGATCCCGGGCGCGGCCTGCTGGCGCTTGTATTCGTTGCCCTCGACGAGGTTGAGGATCCTTCTCACCACCTCCGCGGGGTATCCCTTGTCCACGATTTCATCCAGGGTCAGGTGCTCCTCGATGTAGGCCTTCAGCACAGCGTCGAGGAGGTCGTAAGGCGGCAGGGAATCGGAATCTTTCTGGTCAGGGCGCAGTTCGGCCGAGGGAGCTTTCGTGAGGATCCTGCCGGGGATGATCTCACCGGAACTGTTGATGTGCCGGGACAGTTCGTAGACCTCCCCCTTGTACAGGTCGCTTATGACGGCAAGGCCTCCCGACATGTCCCCGTAAAGGGTGCAGTATCCCGTGGCCAGTTCGGACTTGTTCCCCGTGGAAAGGACAAGATGTCCGAACCTGTTGGAAAGGGCCATGAGGATGTTGCCCCGGATCCTGGCCTGGATGTTCTCCTCGGTGGTATCTCCCGGCAGCCCGCCAAGCCCCTCCGCAAGGTCGGCAAGATAGGTGCGGTAGATCCCCGTGATGGGAACGGTGCCGGCGGGCATCCCGAGGTTGCCGGCAAGGGCTTCGGCATCTTCCACGCTCTGGATGGAAGTGAACGGGGAAGGCATGAGAATGCCGTGTACGTTTTCCGGACCGAGGGCTTTGCAAGCGATAACCGCGGTGAGGGCCGAATCGATCCCGCCTGAAAGGCCCAGGACCGCTGACCTGAATCCGCATTTCGATGCGTAATCACGCAGCCCGATGGAAAGGGCCTTGAGGAGGGTGTCGGGGGAATCCACCAGATCAGGGACGTAGGTTGACTGCCCGGGAAGATCATCCAGGTTCACGGTGAGGACCTGCCTGGTGAACTCCTTGGCCAGAGCCACGATCCGTCCGTCCGGGTTCATGACCAGGCTGCGGCCGTCGAAGACCAGGGAGTCGTTGCCTCCAACCTGGTTGACGTACAGTACGGGTGACTTGTAACGGCGGGCCGTGTTGGAAAGCATCTCCTGGCGCAGCCTGCACTTGTCGTGGCTGTAAGGGGAGGCCGCGATGTTGACAAGGACCGTACCCGGTTTTCCAGCCAGGATCTTTTCCACGGGATCCAGGTCA includes these proteins:
- a CDS encoding helix-turn-helix transcriptional regulator, encoding MGKKSFKELFKSAETGNNYWIADAKYTFAEDLDRLAAVKKVSRADLARRLDTSPAYITKIFRGNANFTISTMVKVVRSLGGRLHLHVSPEGPDVSWLYIYKQVKHEPTTTWLDRDIWSFQSQKEEGEISASAD
- a CDS encoding protein-export chaperone SecB, giving the protein MPPPIECIHHFYPKIIVEANPNFQPPAERLEIKTNYSLQLLQHKEHPLKWQLQLTVTPEAKSKAELPYRIDIQAVGLFEIHSKTKVEDDALASMVYKYGAPMLYASTRELLLGITSRGPWGELRLPTITLGDPDEKAPQKTEKPAKKEPKKPRTKNKSSK
- a CDS encoding bifunctional aconitate hydratase 2/2-methylisocitrate dehydratase; this translates as MSNLTDFANDYLKTAAERERLGIPPLPLDKEQTEALCSLLQEEKLDPGAFVLAGQKDTLSSLMHLLTDRVPPGVTDSSFVKADFLGALLHGELTSPYIPAGDAIRFLGQMGGGANIPHLVKALEAGGEIPAMAVRTLANLILISPLVLTQIARMAEGGNRSAVDLLRIWAEADWFARADGLPDKLTCVVARTTGEINTDFFSPAQEAGTRDDIPLHALTMLSTSPHDKGFLKRVEELKAAHPGLPVLFAGDVVGTGSSRKSASNSLVWWIGVDIPNTPNKRRGGVVMASKIAPIFFNTLRGCGAVPVRCQAGALVEGMVVDVDFSAGKVTESGSGKLLVEFAIEPASIVDEYRSGGRNLLIIGRKLTTRAIEHCKKLGIEAGVSAVSLPEPPTAPEGQPFSLAQKLVGKAAGVKGVLPGAYSEPQAHLVFSQDTTGKMTRQELEELACTHFATVFIQSFCHTAAGPRSKDANMQHTLTEFVNRLGGIALKPGDGIIHTNGNRFCLPYFVGTGGDSHTRFPIGISFPAGSDLVAFAASQGYFPLDMPESVLVRFKGEMQPGITIRDLVNAIPYAAMRQGKLNLGKGDAKINVFADRILEIEGLEGITVEDSYKFTDTSAERSAAASAFSHDPERIIEFVRNNLKFLDENFIHRNPSKQIKVIINLMEKWLANPEFLTADKGAPYADIIDVDMSTITEPLLAAPNDPDRIVTLSEAAGTAIDEVFVGSCMTDITDFRAVAKIIGGRQIFPTMRFWTVPPDRESNVALADEGVHQALMTAGANVHVPGCSLCMGNQGQVGTGTTVISTSTRNFDNRMGTGAQVYLGSSHVASVCALLGRMPTVKEYMDIYRERVEGVKKQLAVPLAF
- a CDS encoding peptidylprolyl isomerase, with the protein product MPGRPELKNFSFSRAVLLCAVIAAMGLFLPLQAHSGETGIPVAFVNGTAIYQADLACAVEASMARKLFSHPGDPPFSKTTSGTGSDTAHTLERLIDIELLYQESLKHRFPGLTEETEDRYRREVRRLGGETLLRSALSCNDMTPDQFRKAIFRNLSIKRYLNKVVYPGIVIEPEEVRAYYDENQDVFRVPESVHLRQIFVKGPKEDSEVQWRSASERAFGILHAAREGADFVNLARKYSDDPRGASTGGDMGIVHKGNLHDPFDSVVFTLDAGAITEPLKSRSGFHIFNVITRRPATTLPFEDVQDQITTTLRKRDAQEMVGKILQELRLKADIRIPGKE
- a CDS encoding peptidylprolyl isomerase, encoding MKRNRTTFLVIFALVLFVAFACTKSETGKADSPDTNKSADAVKGEAAAVVNGSAIPMAQLETAVRNVVMQNGMGYSQSDAFLDQFGPRILEQLIDGELLWQEAERKGFIASDGEVETAYGELASRYPEETEFKTEMEARGFTEESLKSNIRKQISIQNYIKGSIVPEAEVPEEAVRAAYDENPQNFTRPEEVKASHILIKSSEADPQEQKASALAKANEIAVKARKPGTDFAELAKTSSEGPSAPQGGDLGFFTRGRMVKPFEDAAFSMKVGDVSDPVLTQFGYHIIKVTERKEGQSVGYEEVKDQLAGDLTNRMVNEMVGRRISELRESAKIELLFNPEPPQVPTMGGNPHAPAMK
- a CDS encoding NAD+ synthase, giving the protein MIVTLHQVNTTVGDFGGNLALILEGAREAVGNGATLAVFPELSLTGYPPLDLLENRSFVLKAAEALEKLLEESSHLPVSILFGTILSRDPSLEGKPLSNAAVLVRDGKIQSVHYKALLPTYDVFDESRYFHPGQSLTVTEVEGTPIALSVCEDVWNDKTYWSRRQYDLDPVEKILAGKPGTVLVNIAASPYSHDKCRLRQEMLSNTARRYKSPVLYVNQVGGNDSLVFDGRSLVMNPDGRIVALAKEFTRQVLTVNLDDLPGQSTYVPDLVDSPDTLLKALSIGLRDYASKCGFRSAVLGLSGGIDSALTAVIACKALGPENVHGILMPSPFTSIQSVEDAEALAGNLGMPAGTVPITGIYRTYLADLAEGLGGLPGDTTEENIQARIRGNILMALSNRFGHLVLSTGNKSELATGYCTLYGDMSGGLAVISDLYKGEVYELSRHINSSGEIIPGRILTKAPSAELRPDQKDSDSLPPYDLLDAVLKAYIEEHLTLDEIVDKGYPAEVVRRILNLVEGNEYKRQQAAPGIKVSWKAFGIGRRCPIAKASFF